A single window of Chitinophagales bacterium DNA harbors:
- a CDS encoding element excision factor XisH family protein: MAKDLYHDIVRLALEKEDWVITDDPYKLKFEGVTYDIDLGAEKIIAAEKENVKIAVEIKTFGGPVLVTNFHAAVGKYLNYHIGLMEREPDRILYLAVPIVPYRRFFLLPIIQKTIAFYKIKLIVYNPYKQTIDQWIE; encoded by the coding sequence ATGGCAAAAGACCTATATCACGATATTGTACGTCTTGCTCTTGAAAAAGAGGATTGGGTGATTACAGACGACCCTTATAAACTCAAATTTGAAGGAGTCACCTATGACATTGATTTGGGAGCAGAGAAAATCATTGCAGCCGAGAAAGAAAATGTAAAAATTGCGGTGGAAATCAAAACCTTTGGAGGTCCCGTTTTGGTGACGAATTTTCATGCAGCCGTAGGAAAATACTTGAATTACCACATTGGTTTGATGGAAAGAGAACCCGATAGAATCCTTTATTTAGCCGTTCCAATTGTTCCCTATCGGCGATTTTTCTTGTTGCCAATCATCCAAAAAACCATCGCTTTCTACAAAATCAAATTGATTGTTTACAATCCTTACAAACAAACGATAGACCAATGGATAGAATAA
- a CDS encoding ATP-binding protein, translating to MQTALFGREQEKRKLQKALTSNEPEMIAVIGRRRVGKTFLIRSVYEGHIDFEVTGALKAPKEEQLLNFVFELTKASKNLLPVKTPANWMEAFILLIQYLELQQKTKSEKQVVFFDELPWLSTPKSGFLRALGFFWNSWASRQNIVVVICGSAASWMIQKVVNNTGGLYNRITQRIYLEPFNLSDTEAYLQSRHHNFNRYQIVQLYMAIGGIPHYLKEIEVGKSAIQNIEQICFSKDGLLRNEFPRLYPSLFANAEKHIAVIRALATKRQGLTRNQIVDISKLSNGGGLTKVLEELYHSGFISFYHPFGKKKKEKLYRLTDEYSLFYLQFMEDNLQEETGVWQRLSQTQTYKTWSGYAFENLCLKNLAAIKKALGISGVYSQSSAFYKKGTKSEKGTQIDLLIDRNDQVINLCEIKFYNTEFTLTKDYAAALRNKMGVFQASTKTNKQLFWTLITTFGLKHNQHSLGLIQNVLTVDDLFG from the coding sequence ATGCAAACAGCACTATTCGGTAGAGAACAAGAAAAGCGAAAACTGCAAAAAGCTTTAACCTCCAATGAGCCTGAAATGATAGCCGTAATAGGCAGAAGGCGGGTAGGTAAAACCTTTTTGATTCGTTCGGTTTATGAAGGTCACATTGATTTTGAAGTGACAGGCGCACTGAAAGCTCCAAAAGAAGAACAGCTACTCAACTTTGTATTTGAACTCACCAAAGCCTCCAAAAATTTGCTCCCTGTCAAAACACCTGCAAATTGGATGGAAGCCTTTATCCTCCTGATTCAATACCTCGAACTCCAACAAAAAACCAAATCCGAAAAACAAGTTGTTTTTTTTGATGAACTACCGTGGTTATCTACTCCAAAATCAGGCTTCCTCCGAGCTTTGGGTTTCTTTTGGAACAGTTGGGCATCACGCCAAAATATTGTAGTTGTAATATGTGGTTCGGCCGCTTCTTGGATGATACAAAAAGTGGTCAACAACACAGGAGGACTCTACAACCGTATCACCCAACGCATTTATTTAGAGCCTTTTAACCTATCTGACACAGAAGCCTACCTCCAAAGCCGTCACCACAATTTCAACCGCTACCAAATCGTTCAGCTCTACATGGCAATTGGAGGAATTCCGCATTATTTGAAGGAAATTGAAGTGGGTAAAAGTGCGATTCAAAACATTGAGCAAATTTGCTTTTCCAAAGATGGCTTGCTCCGAAATGAATTTCCACGTTTGTATCCCTCTTTGTTTGCCAATGCCGAAAAACACATTGCGGTCATTCGGGCTTTGGCGACCAAACGACAAGGATTGACCCGCAATCAAATTGTCGATATCAGCAAACTCTCGAATGGTGGAGGGCTGACCAAAGTACTGGAAGAATTGTACCACTCTGGATTTATCTCTTTTTACCATCCTTTCGGCAAAAAGAAAAAGGAAAAACTCTACCGTTTGACAGATGAATATTCTTTGTTTTACCTCCAATTTATGGAAGACAACCTGCAAGAAGAAACAGGTGTTTGGCAACGATTGAGTCAAACACAGACCTACAAAACTTGGAGTGGCTACGCTTTCGAGAATCTATGCCTCAAAAACTTAGCGGCTATCAAAAAAGCCTTGGGCATTTCGGGTGTCTATTCCCAATCTTCTGCTTTCTACAAAAAGGGAACTAAAAGCGAAAAAGGTACACAAATCGACCTTTTGATTGACCGAAACGACCAAGTCATCAACCTTTGTGAAATCAAGTTTTACAACACTGAATTTACCCTCACCAAAGACTATGCGGCTGCATTGCGAAACAAAATGGGCGTTTTCCAAGCGTCCACCAAAACAAACAAACAACTCTTCTGGACATTGATTACTACTTTTGGATTGAAGCACAATCAGCATAGTTTGGGGCTGATTCAGAATGTGTTGACGGTGGATGATTTGTTTGGGTGA
- a CDS encoding ATP-binding protein, with protein sequence MQRNITSKLLAWKNQYNRKPLIVRGARQVGKSWSISAFGKEFFEGQVHIINLEKRVDWHSIFEKNLDVVRILGELEIALNTRIEVGRDLLFLDEIQACPKAISALRYFYEQIPDLHIIAAGSLLEFALEDIPFPVGRAQMMNMYPMSFAEFLKATGKERLAEIVENPPVEQAEFAHNLLQKELKQYFFIGGMPECVQTFVHTGKMADVQQVQTDLIETYRQDFSKYAPFSDKRCLNDVLFSVAGNVGQQIKYTRLSESFSGTTNKKAFDLLTTARVIHKVRATSPAGLPLAANVSEKKFKAILLDIGLLARLSGLSLAVEYRKNQLLTMFKGALAEQFVGQELLANGQEGLFYWARDAKSSNAEIDYLMAKEGKIVPIEVKNSAVGRLRSLHLLLKEYPNCEEGIIFSDARFGEIREQRLKFLPLYFVGASGGEGLNKN encoded by the coding sequence ATGCAGCGAAATATTACCTCCAAATTGCTAGCTTGGAAAAACCAGTACAATCGAAAACCCTTGATTGTAAGAGGTGCTCGACAAGTTGGAAAATCTTGGTCCATTAGTGCCTTTGGCAAGGAATTTTTTGAAGGACAAGTCCATATTATCAATTTGGAGAAAAGAGTGGATTGGCATTCTATTTTTGAGAAGAATTTAGATGTGGTCAGAATTTTGGGTGAATTGGAAATTGCGCTCAATACTCGTATTGAAGTGGGCAGAGATTTGCTCTTTTTGGACGAAATCCAAGCCTGTCCAAAAGCCATTAGTGCTTTGCGTTATTTTTATGAGCAAATTCCAGACTTGCATATTATTGCAGCAGGTTCGCTTTTGGAGTTTGCATTGGAGGACATTCCTTTTCCTGTGGGTAGGGCTCAGATGATGAACATGTACCCGATGAGTTTTGCGGAATTTTTGAAGGCAACGGGCAAAGAACGCCTTGCAGAGATTGTAGAAAACCCACCTGTGGAGCAAGCCGAATTTGCCCACAATTTGCTGCAAAAAGAATTGAAGCAGTATTTTTTCATTGGAGGAATGCCCGAATGTGTGCAAACTTTTGTCCATACTGGAAAAATGGCAGATGTTCAACAGGTTCAGACAGATTTGATTGAGACTTATCGACAAGATTTTTCTAAATATGCTCCTTTTTCAGACAAGCGTTGTTTGAATGATGTGCTGTTTTCGGTGGCGGGAAATGTGGGGCAACAAATCAAATATACTCGTTTATCGGAGAGTTTTTCAGGCACAACGAATAAAAAGGCATTTGACTTATTGACAACTGCCCGAGTGATTCACAAGGTTCGAGCTACTTCACCTGCGGGTTTGCCATTGGCGGCAAATGTTTCGGAGAAAAAGTTCAAAGCTATTTTGTTGGATATTGGCTTGCTTGCTCGTTTGAGTGGGCTATCGCTTGCGGTTGAGTATCGCAAGAATCAATTGTTGACGATGTTCAAAGGTGCGCTTGCAGAGCAGTTTGTAGGACAAGAATTGTTGGCGAATGGACAGGAGGGGTTGTTTTATTGGGCGAGAGATGCCAAAAGCAGCAATGCAGAAATTGATTATTTGATGGCGAAGGAGGGAAAGATTGTTCCTATTGAAGTGAAAAACAGTGCGGTAGGTCGCTTGCGAAGTCTCCATTTATTGTTGAAAGAATATCCCAATTGTGAAGAGGGAATTATTTTTTCGGATGCTCGTTTTGGAGAGATACGGGAGCAGAGGTTGAAGTTTTTGCCTTTGTATTTTGTGGGAGCGAGCGGTGGGGAGGGTTTGAACAAGAACTGA
- a CDS encoding tetratricopeptide repeat protein → MSNSIHDSKKSTSSILQEKKNHLLQLLNVVQSEISSDPQTAYVSIQQAFSLAKELKDQESLATLYRQRAKYFQLIGNYVNTAKDLEKAKSIYEQLNNQEGIVDSVNSFAVLEYFKGNFQEALSFIEDALRLSKKIHHEQGIGNSFNLLGSILKEQGKYDEALKYFFEGLEIVEKFETPELAGHFYNNIGIIYSIQGNRQKALHFLHKGLEKRKEYGSKLHIAGSLTNIGSVYAHLKDYNRALQYFQQVLDIYQSLVPESEQEALGLTNMSMIYSKTNEFEKALEYSHKALVIRQKLGVKTNEIFTLNNLAILYIDMGRYEEALKYVIESEKFAIEKELNSSLVMIYQIFTQCYEGLKEFEKAVIYYKKLLEVKDQQYNEDKANSIAKLQVTYETAQKEKEIELQKLALEKKELALERKRDVEKMNVQLEKMVEQRTQELSIQNKQLKQYAYIVAHDLKEPLCNLSGVARLLNESYRHQLEPVAQNFLAHIEQSTTYMNRLLEDLLVYAMLNKEVLLSIEVTSMNEAMQEVEEILSEKIKMSEAKIILGNMPQKLKIAKRHLVLLLQNILSNALQFNRKNVATLIRITKTIGNHYYRFEIKDNGIGIEPENQQKIFNIFHRLDKENYEGTGIGLAICEKIVQLYGGEIGVKSTINQGSTFYFTLPR, encoded by the coding sequence ATGAGTAACTCAATCCATGATTCTAAAAAATCCACTTCTTCAATACTCCAAGAAAAGAAAAATCATCTCCTTCAATTATTGAATGTCGTTCAATCCGAAATTTCGAGTGACCCTCAGACAGCTTATGTGTCTATTCAACAGGCGTTTAGTTTAGCAAAAGAATTGAAGGATCAAGAAAGCTTAGCGACTTTATACAGACAACGAGCCAAATATTTTCAATTGATTGGCAATTACGTCAATACTGCAAAAGACTTAGAGAAGGCAAAATCGATTTATGAGCAACTCAACAATCAGGAGGGAATTGTGGATTCAGTGAATAGTTTTGCTGTTTTAGAGTATTTCAAAGGCAACTTTCAAGAAGCACTGAGTTTTATTGAGGATGCGCTTAGGTTGAGCAAAAAAATCCATCATGAACAAGGTATTGGGAACAGTTTCAATTTATTAGGTTCAATACTCAAGGAGCAGGGTAAATATGATGAGGCGTTGAAGTATTTTTTTGAAGGTTTGGAGATAGTTGAAAAATTTGAAACCCCTGAACTTGCTGGACATTTTTACAACAACATCGGCATTATTTATTCCATCCAGGGAAACCGCCAAAAAGCGCTGCATTTTTTGCACAAGGGCTTGGAAAAACGAAAAGAATATGGCAGCAAATTGCACATAGCAGGAAGCCTTACCAATATTGGATCTGTCTATGCACATTTGAAGGATTATAATCGAGCTTTGCAGTATTTTCAGCAAGTATTGGACATCTACCAAAGCCTTGTTCCCGAATCCGAACAGGAAGCTCTTGGGCTTACCAATATGTCAATGATATACAGTAAAACAAATGAATTTGAAAAAGCACTGGAATACAGTCATAAAGCATTGGTGATTCGGCAAAAATTGGGTGTCAAAACAAATGAGATATTCACCCTCAATAACCTTGCTATCCTGTATATTGATATGGGGCGGTATGAAGAAGCATTGAAGTATGTAATTGAATCCGAGAAATTTGCGATTGAAAAAGAATTGAATTCTTCATTGGTGATGATTTACCAAATATTTACACAATGTTATGAAGGTTTGAAAGAATTTGAAAAAGCGGTCATATACTACAAGAAACTATTGGAGGTGAAAGACCAACAATACAATGAAGACAAGGCAAACTCTATCGCAAAGCTACAAGTGACTTATGAAACGGCTCAAAAAGAGAAGGAAATCGAACTGCAAAAGTTGGCTTTGGAGAAAAAAGAATTGGCTTTGGAGCGTAAACGAGATGTTGAAAAAATGAATGTTCAACTGGAAAAAATGGTGGAACAACGCACCCAAGAACTGAGTATTCAAAACAAGCAGTTGAAGCAATACGCCTATATCGTTGCCCATGACCTCAAAGAACCTTTGTGCAATCTCAGTGGAGTAGCCAGACTACTGAATGAAAGCTATCGCCATCAATTAGAGCCTGTTGCACAGAATTTTTTGGCGCACATTGAACAAAGCACTACGTATATGAATAGACTTTTGGAAGATTTGTTGGTCTATGCAATGCTCAACAAAGAAGTATTGTTATCTATAGAAGTGACTTCAATGAACGAGGCAATGCAAGAGGTAGAGGAGATTTTGAGTGAAAAAATAAAAATGAGCGAGGCTAAAATTATTTTGGGTAATATGCCACAAAAATTGAAAATAGCCAAGCGGCATTTGGTTTTGTTACTTCAAAACATCTTGAGTAATGCCCTGCAATTCAATCGAAAAAACGTGGCAACGCTTATACGAATCACCAAAACTATTGGAAACCACTACTACCGTTTTGAAATCAAAGACAATGGAATCGGTATAGAACCCGAAAATCAACAAAAAATTTTCAATATTTTCCACCGACTTGACAAAGAAAACTATGAAGGCACAGGAATTGGATTGGCAATTTGCGAAAAAATCGTCCAATTGTATGGTGGTGAAATTGGTGTAAAAAGCACTATCAATCAGGGGAGCACATTCTATTTTACTTTGCCTCGGTGA
- a CDS encoding DUF6122 family protein, whose amino-acid sequence MTTIELLQILQPIVHYSLHFLFPGLIAWIFFREEWKKAWWIMILTMLVDLDHLAADPIFDPRRCSIGFHFLHSYAAIAGYCVMAFFPKLRIIAIGLLFHMFTDFQDCLWMED is encoded by the coding sequence ATGACAACAATAGAACTACTTCAAATCTTACAACCAATTGTCCATTACAGCCTACATTTTCTTTTTCCAGGTCTTATTGCATGGATATTTTTTAGGGAAGAATGGAAAAAAGCATGGTGGATAATGATTTTAACCATGTTGGTAGATTTAGATCATCTGGCAGCCGATCCAATTTTTGACCCTAGAAGATGCAGTATCGGATTTCATTTTTTACATTCCTACGCTGCAATTGCAGGTTATTGTGTTATGGCATTTTTTCCCAAATTGAGAATAATTGCAATTGGGTTGCTTTTCCACATGTTCACGGATTTTCAGGACTGTCTTTGGATGGAGGATTAA
- a CDS encoding DUF5367 family protein yields the protein MKNSQTPLFVVLGAIFWFAAAMTIRLLGATVFSANNPYLIGMFVLAFPITCLFIFITMKVAKIKSSELLVPAAIMTYSATFLDAIALAWFGELYGETLEIRLYGATWILWGVGIGLLLAHFLSKK from the coding sequence ATGAAAAATTCTCAGACACCACTGTTCGTTGTACTTGGAGCGATTTTTTGGTTTGCAGCCGCCATGACCATTCGATTGTTGGGAGCAACTGTCTTTTCAGCCAACAATCCCTACTTGATAGGAATGTTTGTTTTGGCTTTCCCAATTACCTGCCTATTTATTTTCATCACCATGAAGGTCGCCAAAATCAAATCATCTGAGCTGTTGGTTCCCGCAGCAATCATGACCTATAGTGCTACTTTCTTAGATGCAATCGCCTTGGCTTGGTTTGGAGAACTGTATGGTGAAACGCTCGAAATCAGACTCTACGGTGCTACTTGGATATTGTGGGGCGTAGGTATCGGATTGCTGTTGGCTCATTTTTTATCGAAAAAATAG
- a CDS encoding TetR/AcrR family transcriptional regulator has product MTNKIKEPWIEAGYGIFSKEGPKGLKVEVIARKVQKSKSSFYHHFADLEVFTELLLAHHLQRTKIMAEREALCKNVDPELIQVLLDFKQDLFFSRQLRVNRSVEIFKECLEKANQQVGSAFLGVWARDIGLQGKNGLASTVLDFTTENFYLQLTEENFNYGWLSNYFKEIKQMVGSIKR; this is encoded by the coding sequence ATGACCAACAAAATCAAAGAACCTTGGATTGAGGCAGGCTATGGTATATTTTCGAAAGAAGGGCCTAAAGGTTTGAAGGTAGAAGTCATTGCCCGAAAAGTACAAAAAAGCAAATCTTCTTTTTACCACCATTTCGCAGACCTTGAAGTGTTTACAGAATTGCTTTTGGCCCATCACCTTCAAAGAACCAAAATCATGGCAGAAAGGGAAGCTTTGTGCAAAAATGTGGATCCAGAACTGATTCAAGTGCTTTTGGACTTCAAGCAAGACTTGTTTTTTAGCCGTCAATTGAGGGTCAATAGATCGGTTGAAATCTTCAAAGAGTGTTTGGAAAAGGCAAACCAACAAGTGGGAAGCGCATTTTTGGGGGTATGGGCGAGAGATATTGGGCTACAAGGCAAAAATGGTTTGGCAAGCACGGTTTTGGATTTTACTACAGAAAATTTCTACCTACAATTGACCGAAGAAAACTTCAATTACGGTTGGTTATCCAACTATTTCAAAGAAATCAAACAAATGGTTGGCAGTATTAAAAGGTAA
- a CDS encoding transcriptional regulator: MKDIIDQMDKAFDSRVRIAIMSLLLVHEWMDFNALKERLGVTDGNLASHTASLENKQFIVVQKKFVGKRPNTSYKATEHGRIAFGEYILALKKLLEVKG, encoded by the coding sequence ATGAAAGATATTATTGATCAAATGGACAAGGCTTTTGACAGTCGAGTAAGAATCGCTATCATGTCATTGTTATTGGTACATGAATGGATGGATTTCAATGCTTTAAAGGAAAGATTGGGCGTAACTGACGGCAATTTGGCAAGCCACACGGCTTCTCTCGAAAACAAACAGTTCATTGTGGTGCAGAAGAAGTTTGTGGGAAAACGCCCAAACACTTCCTACAAGGCAACAGAACATGGAAGAATAGCTTTTGGAGAGTATATCCTTGCGTTGAAGAAGTTGTTGGAAGTGAAGGGATAA
- a CDS encoding alpha/beta fold hydrolase — protein MIPANETFNGTFPFAPHFFEGLGFKMHYVDEGEGEPILCLHGQPTWSYIYRNFIPPLSKTHRVIAPDYMGYGKSETPTDGKYNFQTHVENLAALIDHLDLQNITIVCQDWGGPIAGACTIRHPERVKRLCLMNTMFGYGTAVRDIPKPEKQISKLQDSQWFQWVLKTYNDGTYYEIMKHLGNHVLSNMKKLNFTNSAAVTPDWIRAYSLPFATPEETIAAIEFPLDAALNRIKDYAVAGIKTGNLSKVRAIPAMLAEGLEDKAMPPAVVMDDFKRLFPNGPIVTLDNVGHFCQEDAPQTLVALIQQFIQMT, from the coding sequence ATGATTCCTGCAAACGAAACATTCAACGGTACTTTCCCCTTCGCTCCCCACTTCTTTGAAGGTTTGGGCTTCAAGATGCACTACGTTGACGAGGGCGAAGGCGAACCCATTTTGTGCCTTCACGGACAACCTACTTGGAGTTATATCTACCGAAATTTCATTCCTCCTCTTTCCAAAACCCACAGAGTCATTGCGCCAGACTATATGGGCTATGGCAAAAGCGAAACCCCTACTGATGGCAAATACAACTTCCAAACCCATGTCGAAAATTTAGCTGCTTTGATAGACCATTTGGATCTCCAAAACATCACCATCGTCTGCCAAGATTGGGGTGGTCCGATTGCAGGAGCTTGCACGATTCGACATCCCGAACGGGTCAAAAGACTGTGTTTGATGAATACGATGTTTGGCTACGGGACTGCAGTGAGAGATATACCAAAGCCTGAAAAACAGATTTCCAAATTGCAGGATTCACAGTGGTTTCAATGGGTTCTGAAAACATACAATGATGGCACGTACTACGAAATCATGAAACATTTGGGCAACCATGTTTTGAGCAACATGAAGAAACTCAATTTTACCAATTCCGCAGCCGTCACACCTGATTGGATTCGAGCCTATTCTCTACCCTTCGCAACGCCCGAAGAAACGATTGCCGCCATTGAATTTCCTTTAGATGCTGCCTTGAATCGTATCAAAGATTACGCCGTTGCAGGTATCAAAACGGGCAACCTCTCCAAAGTAAGGGCGATTCCTGCAATGCTTGCCGAAGGATTGGAAGACAAAGCCATGCCTCCTGCAGTAGTGATGGACGATTTCAAGCGTTTGTTTCCAAATGGTCCCATCGTCACTTTGGACAATGTAGGACATTTCTGCCAAGAGGATGCACCCCAGACTTTGGTGGCATTGATACAACAGTTCATACAAATGACATAG